From Candidatus Xianfuyuplasma coldseepsis:
GATATAAAAAGGTCCTAGCCTTATCATACGGTTCCAGCCTCGCACATAAGAATTTCCTGGCCACGTGGATTCAATGAGTAGTGGACATTCAAACAACAACCGGGTAAAGAATTACATATGATAAGCAGGTTTGCACGCTTTACAAGCGGTTTGACCGCAAGGGGTGACAGCACTTTCCTTAGCTATATCTATCTTCATTATAGCACTAGGACCTTCTAATAAATAAAGCTTAAAAGATTTAAAAAATAAAAGTGTATAAAATCATTACGATCTTATACACATATTATACGAGGGGTTTAAAGCATGTTACATGTTTTAAAAACCAACTTACAAAATCAGTGTAATATGGTATAATCGAACTAGCACCGATACAGATTATATAAATATAATCAATTTCTTGCATGAATCTACTCGGTATGATATAATTGTCAAGCGTGAGTTAGACTCATCCTTGCTACGCAAGTAGCCAATAGACCAAAAGGAGGTAGAAATAAATGAGAAAATACGAAATCATGTATGTCATTCGTCCTACAGTCCTAGAAGAAGCACGTCCACAAGTCATCGCTGACTTGAATGAGATTTTCACATCTCGTGGCGGCGAACTTTTAGATGTAAACGAGTGGGGTATGAGAGACCTTGCTTATGAGATTCAAAAGCATAAAAAAGGATACTATGTCGTATTGAGCGTCAACTGTAACGACGAAGCTCGAGCTGAGTTTGATCGTGTTGTACGTATCCGTGAAGACATTATTC
This genomic window contains:
- the rpsF gene encoding 30S ribosomal protein S6 — translated: MRKYEIMYVIRPTVLEEARPQVIADLNEIFTSRGGELLDVNEWGMRDLAYEIQKHKKGYYVVLSVNCNDEARAEFDRVVRIREDIIRHLIIRDER